A window of the Deltaproteobacteria bacterium PRO3 genome harbors these coding sequences:
- a CDS encoding energy transducer TonB, with product MLILRAILISSIIHLAFFPLASWWNGDEPAENQVSSVERRDLELSVLLVSGVAEPSSLPAPAPRKVQRPREQEEGIAKPKKEVRHESSETVAAPTGVQETPQTANRQPEGISGAAPSQGAVSYEEYLRQVQRKIARRRSYPSLARQRGIEGRVTALLVIDGAGRLVSVDILKSDHDLLSDGALATIRNASPFPAPPTHLASSNLKVSVPITYRISEMDS from the coding sequence ATGCTGATCCTCCGGGCGATTTTGATCTCCTCCATCATCCACTTGGCCTTTTTCCCCTTGGCATCGTGGTGGAACGGGGACGAGCCGGCGGAAAATCAGGTGTCGTCGGTCGAGAGGCGCGATCTGGAATTGAGCGTCTTACTTGTCTCCGGCGTCGCCGAGCCTTCCAGCCTGCCGGCCCCGGCACCGCGAAAAGTCCAGCGGCCTCGGGAACAGGAAGAAGGGATCGCGAAGCCGAAGAAGGAGGTCCGGCACGAAAGCAGCGAAACGGTTGCCGCCCCGACCGGCGTGCAAGAAACCCCTCAGACGGCGAATCGGCAGCCGGAAGGGATCAGCGGAGCCGCTCCTTCCCAAGGAGCGGTCTCCTACGAGGAATATCTTCGGCAGGTTCAGCGGAAAATCGCGCGGCGTCGGAGCTATCCGTCTCTTGCGCGACAGCGGGGTATCGAGGGTCGGGTGACGGCTCTGCTGGTGATCGACGGCGCGGGGAGGCTGGTAAGCGTCGATATCCTGAAGTCGGACCATGACTTGCTCTCCGACGGGGCCCTCGCCACCATTCGCAACGCCAGCCCCTTCCCGGCGCCGCCGACACATTTGGCGAGCTCTAATTTGAAGGTCTCCGTTCCCATCACCTATCGCATTTCGGAAATGGACAGTTGA
- a CDS encoding biopolymer transporter ExbD gives MGFRRRKRQEEGINMTPLLDVMFILLIFIVVSAQYTNIQAMKVRFPKAETGKSVEKIDKVIIGVTKQEEILLDGRLVDARALEAALDPLGKKIPPPAVFIQADEGATTGKLVTVMDVASKAGLSQISIQTKK, from the coding sequence ATGGGGTTTCGCAGGCGAAAACGGCAGGAGGAAGGGATCAACATGACCCCGTTGCTCGACGTGATGTTCATTCTATTGATATTCATCGTCGTCTCCGCCCAGTACACGAACATCCAAGCCATGAAGGTTCGTTTTCCCAAGGCGGAGACCGGCAAGAGCGTGGAAAAAATCGACAAAGTGATCATCGGTGTGACGAAACAAGAAGAGATCCTGCTCGACGGACGGCTCGTCGACGCGAGGGCCCTGGAGGCCGCGCTCGATCCGCTGGGAAAGAAAATCCCTCCCCCGGCGGTCTTCATTCAGGCCGACGAAGGCGCCACGACGGGAAAGCTCGTCACCGTCATGGATGTGGCCTCCAAGGCTGGCCTAAGCCAAATCTCCATCCAAACAAAAAAATAA
- a CDS encoding MotA/TolQ/ExbB proton channel family protein: protein MENVIHFFQVSGWTMWGIAACSVLALAVFVEKVWSLRRGSVIPRGLPERIERMVRENRIPEAISLCREDDASLNRVIEAGLENAGKSREQIKEIVLEVGEREINELEKYMNILNTAIYVAPMLGFLGTVLGMSQLFSSVAAAGEVTNVGMIAGGIYKALYTTIAGITVSIPATIFYRYLTSKTDRLVLEMEKISLKIVDLIKGA from the coding sequence ATGGAAAACGTCATTCATTTTTTTCAAGTGAGCGGTTGGACGATGTGGGGGATTGCGGCTTGTTCCGTGCTGGCCCTGGCCGTTTTTGTCGAGAAGGTTTGGTCTTTGCGACGAGGAAGCGTCATTCCGCGGGGCCTGCCGGAGCGGATCGAGCGCATGGTCCGGGAAAATCGAATTCCCGAGGCGATAAGCCTTTGCAGGGAAGACGACGCTTCGCTCAACCGCGTCATCGAAGCGGGCCTGGAAAACGCGGGCAAAAGCCGCGAGCAAATCAAGGAAATTGTTCTGGAGGTGGGGGAGCGGGAGATCAACGAGCTGGAAAAATACATGAACATCCTGAACACCGCGATATACGTCGCTCCAATGCTCGGCTTTTTGGGGACGGTGCTCGGCATGTCCCAGCTGTTTTCCAGCGTGGCGGCGGCGGGCGAAGTGACCAACGTCGGGATGATTGCGGGCGGCATCTATAAGGCGTTGTATACGACCATCGCCGGCATCACCGTCTCGATTCCCGCCACCATTTTTTACCGCTATTTGACCTCAAAAACGGACCGCCTCGTTTTGGAGATGGAAAAGATCTCCCTTAAAATCGTGGACTTGATCAAAGGGGCCTAG